In the Kribbella sp. NBC_00482 genome, one interval contains:
- the ligD gene encoding non-homologous end-joining DNA ligase, with the protein MADSKAKSPAIELEVGERTVRISNPDRVYFPARGETKLDLVKYYLSVGDGIVSALRERPCMLHRFPEGVAGEKVHQKRLPHGAPPWMETVKIKFPRYNRTADELCVTEIAHVAWAVQMSTVEFHPWNSRRADTETPDEWRIDLDPMPDCPFDRVRRVAHTVHEVLDELGAVGYPKTSGGSGIHIYVRVEPAYGFSDVRRAALAFAREVERRTPEDVTTTWWRKDRDPRLVFVDYNQNARDHTIASAYSVRGNPEGTVSAPIRWDEIDDVNPKDFTIATVPARYAELGDLHATIDENAYSLETLMEWAERDEREGAEAPPED; encoded by the coding sequence ATGGCCGACTCCAAGGCGAAGTCTCCGGCGATCGAGCTGGAGGTGGGTGAGCGGACGGTGCGGATCTCCAATCCGGATCGGGTGTACTTTCCTGCGCGCGGTGAGACCAAGCTGGATCTGGTGAAGTACTACCTGTCCGTCGGGGACGGGATCGTGAGCGCGCTGCGCGAGCGGCCGTGCATGCTGCACCGGTTCCCGGAGGGTGTCGCGGGCGAGAAGGTGCATCAGAAGCGGCTGCCGCACGGAGCGCCGCCGTGGATGGAAACGGTCAAGATCAAGTTCCCGCGGTACAACCGGACCGCGGACGAGCTGTGCGTCACCGAGATCGCCCACGTCGCCTGGGCGGTGCAGATGTCGACGGTCGAGTTCCATCCGTGGAACTCCCGTCGCGCCGACACCGAGACGCCGGACGAGTGGCGCATCGACCTCGACCCGATGCCCGACTGCCCGTTCGATCGAGTACGACGGGTCGCGCACACCGTCCACGAAGTACTCGACGAACTCGGCGCGGTCGGCTACCCGAAGACCTCCGGTGGCTCGGGCATCCACATCTACGTCCGCGTCGAGCCGGCGTACGGCTTCTCCGACGTACGGCGGGCCGCGCTGGCGTTCGCGCGCGAGGTGGAACGGCGTACGCCGGAGGACGTGACGACGACGTGGTGGCGCAAGGACCGCGACCCGCGATTGGTCTTCGTCGACTACAACCAGAACGCCCGCGACCACACGATCGCGAGCGCCTACTCGGTCCGCGGGAACCCCGAAGGCACCGTGTCGGCCCCGATCCGCTGGGACGAGATCGACGACGTGAACCCGAAGGACTTCACGATCGCCACCGTCCCCGCCCGCTACGCCGAACTAGGCGACCTCCACGCGACCATCGACGAGAACGCCTACTCACTCGAAACGCTGATGGAGTGGGCAGAACGCGACGAACGCGAAGGTGCGGAAGCACCGCCCGAGGACTGA
- a CDS encoding TetR/AcrR family transcriptional regulator: MENNELPADVALMWRLREKPRRGPKPSLTLDDIVAAAIAIADAEGLAAVSMAKVAERLGNSTMALYRHLKSKDDLLVIMSDAAIERPEPMPEGVDWRTGLTFWADGVLTAFRRHPWYSKVPISGPPAGPNNLAWFDSALGALKDTGLPEEAKVGVVMGLITYVQGQIRMAFDLAAGYAENPDAFQQFGSTLRQVADPRVYPAVARTVDAGVFDEVGSFEEDNEADFDFGLQLYLDGVAAFIARVG; the protein is encoded by the coding sequence GTGGAGAACAACGAGCTGCCGGCCGATGTCGCGCTGATGTGGCGGTTGCGGGAGAAGCCGCGGCGTGGACCGAAACCGTCGCTGACGCTCGACGACATCGTCGCGGCGGCGATCGCGATCGCCGATGCCGAAGGCCTGGCCGCCGTCTCGATGGCGAAGGTCGCCGAGCGGCTCGGCAACTCGACGATGGCGCTGTACCGGCACCTGAAGAGCAAGGACGACCTGCTGGTGATCATGTCCGACGCCGCGATCGAGCGTCCGGAACCGATGCCCGAGGGCGTCGACTGGCGGACCGGGCTGACGTTCTGGGCGGACGGCGTGCTGACCGCGTTCCGTCGGCACCCGTGGTACTCCAAGGTTCCGATCTCCGGTCCGCCGGCCGGTCCGAACAACCTCGCCTGGTTCGACTCCGCGCTCGGGGCGCTGAAGGACACCGGCCTGCCCGAGGAGGCGAAGGTCGGCGTGGTGATGGGCCTCATCACGTACGTGCAGGGACAGATCCGGATGGCGTTCGACCTGGCCGCCGGCTACGCGGAGAACCCGGATGCCTTCCAGCAGTTCGGCTCGACGCTCCGCCAGGTCGCGGATCCGCGGGTCTATCCGGCGGTGGCGCGCACAGTCGATGCCGGGGTGTTCGACGAGGTGGGGAGCTTCGAGGAGGACAACGAGGCCGATTTCGACTTCGGTCTGCAGCTCTACCTGGACGGGGTCGCTGCGTTCATTGCCCGGGTTGGATGA
- a CDS encoding nucleoside/nucleotide kinase family protein, with product MDPAAAYTRAVELATRGRRQILGITGAPAAGKSTYAEQLAAKLTADGHKVALVPMDGYHLAQSVLEAEGLAEVKGAPHTFDGYGFVALLKRLKDSPDEQIWAPRFDRSIEDSIAASIGIAPEVTLVLTEGNYLLLDEAPWSTVRSLLDQCWYVEVPEELRHARLEARHQAFGRSPEEAHERTYGSDERNAHLIAATAPAADAIIQPGQ from the coding sequence ATGGACCCAGCCGCCGCCTATACCCGTGCTGTCGAGTTGGCGACGCGCGGGCGGCGGCAGATCCTGGGGATCACCGGGGCGCCGGCGGCGGGCAAGTCGACGTACGCCGAACAGCTCGCCGCGAAGCTGACCGCGGACGGCCACAAGGTCGCGCTGGTGCCGATGGACGGCTACCACCTCGCCCAATCGGTCCTGGAAGCTGAAGGACTGGCGGAGGTGAAGGGCGCGCCGCACACCTTCGACGGCTACGGCTTCGTCGCGCTCCTCAAGCGGTTGAAGGACTCACCGGACGAGCAGATCTGGGCGCCGCGCTTCGACCGCAGCATCGAGGACTCGATCGCCGCCAGCATCGGGATCGCGCCCGAAGTCACGCTGGTCCTCACCGAGGGCAACTACCTCCTGCTCGACGAGGCCCCCTGGTCGACCGTCCGCAGCCTGCTCGATCAGTGCTGGTACGTCGAGGTGCCCGAGGAACTCCGTCACGCGCGCCTCGAAGCCCGGCACCAGGCGTTCGGCAGATCACCCGAGGAAGCGCACGAACGCACGTACGGCTCCGACGAACGCAACGCCCACCTGATCGCGGCGACAGCACCGGCGGCCGACGCGATCATCCAACCCGGGCAATGA
- a CDS encoding helix-turn-helix transcriptional regulator translates to MTETSIGTSFGPLLRQCRQAVGLSLRQLAARVGYDHSYLSQVERGQRPGSADLARLCDRELGTDGRLTATFERRPARAGQLRPEADPLEASPLETAWRGLVATLDAGGPVPDDFRSVPPASLLPELTRQLHGADGVEAAELSMLIAETLARLGERSTARRWWWVARAAADSAGEGPLPALVRAREAITGLAERRPLAELLQLADESVALDRQAPGAAGSEPRTAQALVLAELGRTQEAHLALQELIGVGDELLRATQQARPYLLHWAEGRVCTLLGYGMAGCVLLERARELCPESWLGERARLDLCLAECLVVAGEVTAGLATALRVLVELPDEWHDSLVYDAADRVLHVVQAEPGAAELRQLLARSAYRSGRSVGGGSSWR, encoded by the coding sequence GTGACCGAGACATCGATTGGGACATCGTTTGGTCCGTTGCTGCGGCAGTGCAGGCAGGCGGTCGGGCTGAGCCTGCGCCAACTCGCAGCACGCGTCGGGTACGACCACAGCTATCTGTCGCAGGTGGAGCGCGGGCAGCGGCCCGGCTCTGCGGACTTGGCCCGGCTCTGCGACCGGGAGCTCGGCACTGACGGCCGACTGACTGCCACCTTCGAGCGAAGGCCCGCCCGCGCCGGTCAGCTCCGGCCGGAGGCCGACCCGTTGGAGGCCAGCCCGTTGGAGACAGCGTGGCGAGGGCTGGTCGCGACGCTCGATGCCGGCGGACCGGTGCCCGACGACTTCCGCAGTGTTCCACCGGCCTCGCTGCTACCGGAGCTGACAAGGCAGCTGCACGGCGCTGACGGAGTGGAGGCAGCCGAGCTGAGCATGCTGATCGCCGAGACCCTTGCCAGGCTGGGTGAGCGAAGCACTGCAAGGCGTTGGTGGTGGGTCGCACGTGCGGCCGCGGACAGCGCAGGCGAGGGCCCACTGCCGGCGCTGGTGCGGGCCAGGGAAGCAATCACCGGTCTGGCTGAGCGGCGTCCGTTGGCAGAGCTGCTGCAGCTCGCGGACGAGTCGGTCGCACTGGACCGGCAGGCGCCGGGCGCGGCCGGCAGCGAGCCGCGGACAGCGCAGGCACTCGTCCTGGCCGAGCTCGGACGCACTCAGGAGGCGCACCTTGCCTTGCAGGAGCTGATCGGTGTCGGCGACGAACTCCTGCGCGCCACCCAACAGGCTCGCCCGTACCTGTTGCACTGGGCCGAAGGACGAGTCTGCACCCTGCTCGGGTACGGCATGGCCGGCTGCGTCTTGCTGGAGCGCGCCCGGGAGCTCTGCCCGGAGAGCTGGCTCGGCGAGCGCGCACGACTCGACCTGTGCCTGGCCGAATGCCTGGTAGTCGCGGGAGAGGTCACAGCGGGCCTGGCCACGGCACTCCGGGTCCTGGTCGAACTGCCGGACGAGTGGCACGACTCCTTGGTGTACGACGCCGCCGACCGGGTGCTGCACGTCGTACAGGCAGAGCCCGGTGCAGCTGAGCTACGGCAGCTGCTGGCGCGGTCGGCGTACCGGAGTGGCCGGAGTGTGGGCGGCGGGTCGAGCTGGAGGTGA
- a CDS encoding branched-chain amino acid aminotransferase → MRRVTGEQRATVVTDAWDFAVELRSDPASAEARAAVLADPAFGQSFTDHMVVANWSVDRGWHDSKVTAYAPLSLSPAAAVFHYSQEIFEGLKAYRHADGSVWAFRPDRNAARFTASAERLALPQVPEDEFIAALRALVTVDEAWVPSAEDGETSLYLRPYMIATEAVLSVRPAHEVLFGVIASPAGPYFNTGPKPVSIWLTTSTIRATPGGTGAAKCGGNYASSLAGLAEAVANGCEQVAFVDAVEHKWLEEIGSMNMFFVYADGRIATPELNGSILEGVTRASVLELAADLGHPVEERRISADEWKDGVRSGEITEVFASGTAAVITPIGRVAWPDGDLTIGDHSVDHGVGPVTTKIRSTLLDLQYGRTPDTRGWLTRLA, encoded by the coding sequence GTGCGGCGAGTGACAGGTGAACAGCGGGCAACGGTAGTGACAGACGCGTGGGACTTCGCGGTCGAGCTGCGCAGCGATCCGGCCAGTGCGGAGGCCAGGGCGGCCGTACTTGCGGATCCGGCGTTCGGACAGTCGTTCACAGACCACATGGTCGTTGCGAACTGGTCGGTGGACCGCGGCTGGCACGACTCGAAGGTCACGGCGTACGCGCCGCTGTCACTCAGCCCGGCGGCTGCTGTCTTCCACTACTCACAGGAGATCTTCGAAGGTCTGAAGGCGTACCGGCACGCGGACGGCTCGGTGTGGGCCTTCCGGCCGGACCGGAACGCCGCTCGGTTCACTGCCAGTGCGGAGCGGCTCGCGCTCCCGCAGGTGCCGGAGGACGAGTTCATCGCAGCCCTGCGCGCGCTGGTGACCGTTGACGAGGCGTGGGTCCCGTCAGCCGAGGACGGCGAGACCAGCCTGTACCTGCGGCCGTACATGATCGCCACCGAGGCTGTACTGAGCGTCCGGCCCGCCCACGAGGTGCTGTTCGGCGTCATCGCCTCCCCCGCCGGCCCCTACTTCAACACCGGCCCGAAGCCGGTGTCCATCTGGCTGACGACGTCGACCATCCGGGCAACGCCAGGCGGGACCGGTGCAGCCAAGTGCGGCGGCAACTACGCGTCCAGCCTCGCCGGCCTGGCCGAGGCGGTCGCGAACGGCTGCGAGCAGGTCGCGTTCGTCGATGCCGTCGAGCACAAGTGGCTCGAGGAGATCGGCAGCATGAACATGTTCTTCGTGTACGCCGACGGCCGGATCGCGACGCCCGAGCTGAACGGCTCGATCCTCGAAGGCGTGACCCGCGCGTCCGTGCTCGAGCTCGCCGCCGACCTCGGCCACCCGGTCGAGGAGCGCCGCATCTCCGCCGACGAGTGGAAGGACGGCGTCCGCTCCGGCGAGATCACCGAGGTCTTCGCCTCCGGTACTGCCGCCGTCATCACCCCGATCGGCCGCGTCGCCTGGCCCGACGGCGACCTCACCATCGGCGACCACTCCGTCGACCACGGCGTCGGCCCGGTCACCACGAAGATCCGCAGCACTCTCCTCGACCTCCAGTACGGCCGCACCCCGGACACCCGCGGCTGGCTCACCCGCCTGGCCTGA
- a CDS encoding FAD-dependent monooxygenase, producing the protein MNVLIAGAGPTGLTLGIELARRGIAVRVIDKATEFFNGSRGDGLQPRTLEVFEDLGVLDEVLAQSLPIPLMKIFMSGQLFGERRMADPVEPTPDIPYPNARMLGQSRTEKILRDKLAEYGVSVELNSAITGFTQTADAVTAELSTGEVVEVDYLVGADGGKSFVRKHLGIAFEGTTDESIRTLLGDVAADGLDHEYGYWFASQDNPMAGIAMTPLSGGDQFQFGAPLDGDDADTSLEGLQELVDKYAGPGTAKLRDLTWSTVWRPNVRLAAKFRVGRVFIAGDAAHVHPPTGGQGLNTGVQDAYNLGWKLADGREEVLATYETERRTNAIRVLGISEDLMQKHVDGDESALDRGENTRQLDVSYRDPSDTRPLASGDRAPDVPIKDAEGNKMRLFELFRGPHETLLRFSPTTRSTHPHAVDITSPEAFAIYHAQPGDEILIRPDGYLA; encoded by the coding sequence ATGAACGTCCTGATCGCGGGCGCCGGACCGACCGGCTTGACCCTCGGTATCGAGCTGGCCCGGCGCGGGATCGCGGTCCGGGTGATCGACAAGGCGACCGAGTTCTTCAACGGATCACGTGGCGACGGGTTGCAGCCGCGGACCCTCGAGGTGTTCGAGGACCTCGGCGTACTGGACGAGGTGCTGGCCCAGAGCCTCCCGATCCCGCTGATGAAGATCTTCATGAGCGGCCAACTGTTCGGAGAGCGCCGGATGGCCGACCCGGTCGAGCCCACCCCGGACATCCCGTACCCGAATGCACGGATGCTCGGCCAGTCCCGGACCGAGAAGATCCTGCGCGACAAGCTCGCGGAGTACGGCGTCAGCGTCGAACTGAACTCCGCTATCACCGGATTCACCCAGACCGCGGACGCGGTGACCGCCGAACTCTCCACCGGCGAGGTCGTCGAGGTCGACTACCTGGTCGGGGCCGACGGTGGGAAGAGCTTCGTCCGCAAGCACCTCGGGATCGCCTTCGAGGGCACCACCGACGAGTCGATCCGCACCCTGCTCGGCGACGTCGCGGCCGACGGACTGGACCACGAGTACGGCTACTGGTTCGCGTCGCAGGACAACCCGATGGCCGGCATCGCGATGACCCCGCTGAGCGGCGGCGACCAGTTCCAGTTCGGCGCGCCGCTTGACGGCGACGACGCGGACACCTCGCTCGAAGGCCTGCAGGAGTTGGTCGACAAGTACGCCGGCCCGGGTACTGCGAAGCTCCGCGACCTCACCTGGTCGACCGTATGGCGTCCGAACGTCCGGCTCGCCGCGAAGTTCCGGGTCGGCCGGGTCTTCATCGCCGGCGACGCCGCCCACGTCCACCCGCCGACCGGCGGCCAGGGCCTGAACACCGGCGTCCAGGACGCGTACAACCTCGGCTGGAAGCTCGCGGACGGTCGCGAAGAGGTGCTGGCGACGTACGAGACCGAGCGCCGGACCAACGCGATACGGGTGCTCGGGATCAGCGAGGACCTGATGCAGAAGCACGTCGACGGCGACGAGTCGGCGCTCGATCGCGGCGAGAACACCCGCCAGCTGGACGTCTCGTACCGCGACCCGTCGGACACCCGCCCCCTGGCCTCCGGCGACCGTGCGCCCGATGTACCAATCAAAGATGCCGAGGGCAACAAGATGCGCCTGTTCGAGCTGTTCCGCGGCCCGCACGAGACCCTGCTGCGCTTCTCCCCCACCACCCGGTCCACCCACCCGCACGCGGTCGACATCACCTCACCCGAGGCGTTCGCGATCTACCACGCCCAGCCGGGCGACGAGATCCTGATCCGCCCGGACGGATACCTCGCCTAG
- a CDS encoding TetR/AcrR family transcriptional regulator → MSDTVSRRQRAAGTEAALKQAARDVFAERGYLNTKITDITAAAGRATGSFYNHFASKEELLEALLRDMLAEADEAVVDAAGHDADFSKRSAIRWHVAAFWGFYQAHLPEMIAVKQAAMVDPELGRRLQQIMADDDQHMIEHFSHLPNPPADPLVTISAMNALMEGFAYTWLVVNPSNGQTISDETAIETLTNLLHHGLAG, encoded by the coding sequence GTGTCGGACACGGTGAGCCGCCGGCAGCGGGCGGCCGGGACCGAGGCGGCGCTGAAACAGGCCGCGCGCGACGTCTTCGCCGAGCGCGGGTACCTGAATACGAAGATCACCGACATCACCGCGGCCGCGGGCCGGGCGACGGGGTCGTTCTACAACCACTTCGCCAGCAAGGAAGAGCTGCTCGAGGCGCTGCTTCGCGACATGCTGGCGGAGGCGGACGAGGCGGTCGTCGACGCTGCCGGGCACGACGCCGACTTCAGCAAGCGGTCGGCGATCCGCTGGCACGTCGCGGCGTTCTGGGGGTTCTACCAGGCGCATCTGCCGGAGATGATCGCGGTCAAGCAGGCCGCGATGGTCGATCCCGAACTGGGGCGCCGGCTGCAGCAGATCATGGCCGACGACGACCAGCACATGATCGAGCACTTCTCACATCTGCCGAACCCACCGGCCGACCCGCTCGTCACGATCTCCGCGATGAACGCCCTGATGGAGGGCTTCGCCTACACCTGGCTCGTCGTCAACCCGTCCAACGGCCAGACGATCTCCGACGAGACAGCCATCGAAACCCTCACCAACCTCCTGCACCACGGTTTGGCGGGCTAG